A portion of the Acidisarcina polymorpha genome contains these proteins:
- a CDS encoding pyridoxal-phosphate-dependent aminotransferase family protein gives MIRKTRLFTPGPTPLLPAAQFAMAAADIHHRTAEFKALYSKVLAQLKEFVGTKNDVLLMAASGTGAMEASVSNLTSPGDRVLVLSAGKFGERWTSLAKAFGCEVDVVSAPYGKTFDLEEVRAALKPDTRAVYMQATETSTAIRHSVRGVADLLKAADSDALLVVDGITGLGTTHLDVDGWGIDVVVGGSQKAVMIPPGLAYLSVSERAFTRMGTTKNPRYYFDLLKERKNALKGDSSYTPSVALIAGLGAALDYIAAQGGGNLAEGRNKLIENAETCAAMTRAGVEALGLKLFAPDAPAAAATAVIAPEGVDSGVVVKELKARFAAIITNGQGEMQGKIFRIAHLGYFDYMDTIALVGALELVAIDTLKLPGVRLGDALTAAQKVFASRRPDEAAQQLAESQSSLAPMEVTAAR, from the coding sequence ATGATTCGTAAGACGAGACTATTCACTCCCGGACCGACTCCTCTGCTTCCTGCCGCGCAGTTCGCGATGGCTGCCGCCGACATTCATCACCGCACGGCGGAGTTCAAGGCGCTCTACTCGAAAGTGCTGGCGCAACTGAAAGAATTCGTCGGCACGAAGAACGATGTGCTGCTCATGGCAGCCTCCGGCACCGGAGCGATGGAGGCTTCGGTCTCCAATCTGACCTCTCCTGGCGATCGGGTGCTAGTGCTTTCTGCCGGTAAGTTTGGCGAACGTTGGACCTCTCTCGCCAAAGCGTTTGGCTGCGAAGTCGATGTGGTCAGCGCCCCTTACGGCAAGACGTTCGATTTGGAAGAAGTGCGGGCTGCGCTGAAACCTGATACCCGCGCGGTCTACATGCAAGCGACGGAGACCTCGACCGCGATCCGCCATTCTGTGCGCGGAGTCGCCGACTTGCTCAAGGCGGCCGACAGCGATGCCCTGCTAGTGGTCGACGGCATCACTGGACTTGGCACCACCCACCTCGACGTAGATGGCTGGGGGATCGATGTGGTCGTGGGAGGCTCCCAGAAGGCGGTCATGATTCCGCCCGGCCTTGCCTATCTCAGCGTCAGCGAGCGGGCATTTACGCGGATGGGAACTACCAAGAACCCGCGCTACTACTTCGATCTGCTTAAAGAGCGCAAAAACGCCCTCAAGGGCGATTCCTCCTATACGCCCTCGGTCGCGCTGATCGCTGGTCTTGGCGCGGCGCTCGACTATATCGCCGCTCAGGGCGGCGGCAACCTCGCCGAAGGCCGCAATAAGCTGATCGAGAACGCGGAAACCTGCGCTGCCATGACTCGGGCCGGTGTCGAGGCTCTCGGTCTCAAGCTGTTCGCGCCGGATGCCCCCGCGGCGGCTGCGACTGCCGTCATTGCTCCCGAAGGTGTTGATTCGGGAGTCGTCGTAAAGGAACTCAAAGCCCGCTTCGCCGCCATCATTACCAACGGCCAGGGCGAGATGCAAGGCAAAATCTTCCGCATCGCGCATCTCGGCTATTTCGACTACATGGACACCATCGCACTGGTAGGCGCGCTGGAGTTGGTCGCCATCGACACGCTCAAACTCCCCGGTGTGCGGTTGGGCGACGCGCTGACCGCTGCGCAGAAGGTCTTCGCCTCGCGCCGGCCCGATGAGGCAGCCCAGCAGCTTGCCGAGAGCCAATCCTCGCTTGCGCCTATGGAAGTAACCGCAGCTCGCTAA
- a CDS encoding RNA polymerase sigma factor has product MEKDGSRLLSYIRNHVVDRSTAEDILQEVFCELIETYRLMKPIEQVSAWMFRVAKNRIIDAFRKRKGESLNDERYRSEEGEPLLLEDLLPSPEEGPDATFVRGVLLEELDEALDELPEAQRAVFIAHEIDGLSFKEIAAETNVGVNTLLSRKRYAVLHLRKRLHSIYQEFGKK; this is encoded by the coding sequence ATGGAGAAGGATGGATCGCGCCTGCTTAGCTACATCCGTAACCACGTGGTCGATCGCAGCACGGCTGAAGACATTCTGCAGGAGGTGTTCTGTGAACTGATCGAGACCTACCGCCTGATGAAGCCGATAGAGCAGGTCAGCGCCTGGATGTTCCGTGTAGCTAAGAACCGGATCATCGACGCTTTTCGCAAGCGGAAGGGCGAGTCGCTCAATGATGAGAGGTATCGCAGTGAGGAAGGTGAGCCGCTGCTACTCGAGGATCTGCTGCCCTCGCCCGAAGAAGGTCCTGATGCCACATTTGTCAGGGGAGTGCTGCTGGAGGAGCTCGATGAGGCGCTGGACGAGCTGCCGGAAGCACAGCGGGCGGTTTTCATCGCGCATGAGATCGACGGGCTGAGTTTCAAGGAGATCGCGGCTGAAACCAATGTAGGAGTCAATACGCTGTTGTCCCGCAAACGATACGCGGTGCTGCACCTGCGGAAGCGGCTGCACTCGATCTATCAGGAATTTGGGAAGAAATGA
- a CDS encoding 4Fe-4S binding protein, with the protein MPFLSRIKASVHGNRQAFAVRAEACQACGVCVSACPEGAIQLVRSGV; encoded by the coding sequence ATGCCATTCTTGTCGCGAATCAAGGCTTCGGTGCATGGAAACCGGCAAGCATTCGCAGTGCGAGCAGAGGCTTGCCAGGCATGTGGCGTCTGCGTTTCGGCTTGCCCCGAAGGAGCAATCCAACTGGTTAGGAGTGGAGTGTAA
- a CDS encoding NmrA family NAD(P)-binding protein: MDVVLFGATGMIGQGVLRECLLSPEVARVISVVRTSTGQHHQKLHEIVHQDFLDFRSIEPQLSRLNACFFCLGVSSSGMTEEQYTHVTYGIAIAAAQSLLRASPEITFVYVSGAGTDSTEHGRTMWARIKGRTENALLRAGFPASYMFRPGFIQPLHGIKSKTRLYRIFYAWSAPMLPLLRAAFPRSIVTTEQLGRAMLSVARDGYVKPVLEARDLSTF; the protein is encoded by the coding sequence ATGGATGTAGTTTTATTTGGAGCGACGGGCATGATCGGTCAAGGAGTGCTCCGTGAATGCCTGCTCTCCCCAGAAGTAGCCCGCGTCATTTCTGTCGTTAGAACTTCGACCGGGCAGCATCACCAGAAGCTCCACGAGATTGTTCATCAGGATTTTCTGGATTTCCGCTCCATTGAACCCCAATTATCGCGGCTCAATGCTTGCTTCTTCTGCCTCGGCGTTTCATCCTCGGGAATGACTGAAGAGCAATACACACACGTCACATACGGCATCGCCATAGCGGCCGCGCAGTCATTGCTGCGGGCCAGCCCGGAGATCACTTTTGTGTATGTATCCGGGGCCGGTACCGACAGCACCGAGCACGGGCGAACGATGTGGGCACGGATCAAGGGGCGCACCGAGAATGCGCTACTTAGAGCAGGCTTTCCTGCCTCCTACATGTTTCGGCCCGGGTTCATCCAGCCGCTTCATGGAATCAAATCGAAGACCCGGCTATATCGGATTTTCTATGCGTGGAGCGCACCCATGTTGCCGCTCTTGCGTGCCGCATTCCCTCGATCGATCGTCACCACCGAACAACTCGGCCGGGCCATGCTGTCGGTTGCCAGGGACGGCTATGTGAAGCCAGTCCTCGAGGCGCGAGACCTTAGCACTTTCTGA
- a CDS encoding sugar phosphate isomerase/epimerase family protein yields MKTIKGPGIFLAQFAGDEAPFNSLDSMAGWAADLGYKAIQIPSWDGRLFDLTKAAASKTYCDEIAGIVAGHGLAISELSSHLQGQLIASHPVYNAQFDDFAPAAVRGNETARRAWAVEQLTNAAKASRNLGLSAHATFSGALAWPFFYPWPQRPKGLIEEAFAELAKRWRPILDVFEEAGVDVCYELHPGEDLHDGVTFERFLKEVGDHPRARILYDPSHFVLQQLNYLDFIDIYHPFIRAFHVKDAEYRSNGRSGVYAGYQDWIDRPGRFRSLGDGQVDFGAVFSKFAQYDYPGWAVLEWEDCIKNAEDGAKEGAVFIRDHSIRVSDRAFDDFAGSKTDPGFNRKLLGLTAG; encoded by the coding sequence ATGAAGACGATCAAAGGACCAGGGATCTTTCTAGCGCAATTTGCTGGAGATGAAGCCCCTTTCAATTCTCTCGACTCGATGGCTGGCTGGGCGGCCGATTTAGGTTATAAGGCAATCCAGATACCTTCCTGGGATGGCCGCCTCTTCGACCTGACGAAGGCGGCGGCGAGCAAAACCTACTGCGATGAAATTGCCGGGATTGTTGCCGGTCATGGACTTGCAATCTCGGAGCTATCGAGCCATCTGCAGGGCCAGCTGATTGCCTCTCACCCTGTGTACAACGCGCAGTTCGATGATTTCGCACCGGCAGCGGTTCGAGGCAATGAGACGGCTCGTCGCGCCTGGGCGGTGGAGCAGTTGACGAATGCGGCGAAAGCCAGCAGAAATCTCGGTCTTTCGGCGCACGCTACGTTTTCGGGTGCTTTGGCTTGGCCATTCTTTTATCCCTGGCCGCAGCGTCCCAAGGGGTTGATCGAAGAGGCATTCGCCGAACTCGCGAAGCGATGGAGGCCAATTCTCGATGTCTTTGAAGAGGCCGGAGTCGACGTCTGCTATGAGCTTCATCCCGGCGAAGATCTTCATGACGGCGTAACCTTCGAGCGCTTCCTGAAAGAAGTCGGAGACCACCCGCGGGCGCGCATTCTGTACGACCCTAGTCATTTCGTGCTCCAGCAGCTGAATTATCTGGATTTCATCGATATCTATCACCCCTTCATTCGGGCCTTTCACGTAAAGGATGCGGAGTACCGGTCGAACGGGCGTTCGGGAGTCTACGCCGGATACCAGGACTGGATCGACCGTCCAGGGCGCTTCCGCTCCCTGGGAGACGGCCAAGTAGACTTCGGAGCGGTCTTCAGCAAGTTTGCACAGTATGACTATCCAGGCTGGGCAGTGCTGGAGTGGGAAGACTGCATCAAGAACGCTGAAGATGGAGCGAAAGAAGGGGCGGTGTTCATTCGGGACCACTCGATCCGGGTCTCCGACCGGGCGTTCGATGATTTCGCTGGAAGCAAGACCGATCCGGGCTTCAATCGGAAGCTGCTCGGATTGACGGCCGGCTAG
- a CDS encoding PHP domain-containing protein yields the protein MRSQLVYLSRDRNVPASFRSGVSLHSHTHHSRESLGFVAGILRSKGPVKSWLERRELHCKRTTGLALNLEHAYWTPPLSGGRAFELERRQIESIGLLPMVSLSDHDTIEASLQLREKLETVDAPISVEWTAPWGASKFHLGLHNLSASLARDIMSSLRACTATREDGKVREMIAELHSMPSVLIVFNHPVWNLYDLPENIFQFELDRFLVENGRFLHAFELNGLRRREENQRVADLAAKWNQVLVSGGDRHGCEPNANLNLTRAEDFEEFISEIRNERRSTVLFMPQYEEPMGLRLWQNFLDIIREYPNYPEGQRKWDERTYHPDHAGAVVPVYKLWPNGTPSLFRKLFGAALLMEHRHVRETMRGLIPGDRNQLFLASEHSTACAELSPAWYD from the coding sequence TTGCGAAGTCAACTGGTGTATCTGTCGAGAGATCGCAACGTTCCTGCGTCCTTTCGTTCCGGAGTTTCACTCCATAGTCATACTCATCATTCCCGCGAAAGCCTGGGTTTCGTAGCTGGTATTCTGCGCAGCAAAGGGCCAGTCAAGTCCTGGTTGGAGCGCCGTGAGTTGCATTGCAAGAGAACGACCGGCTTGGCCCTGAACCTGGAGCACGCTTACTGGACCCCTCCCTTGAGTGGCGGCCGGGCATTCGAGCTGGAGAGGCGGCAGATCGAGTCCATAGGACTTCTGCCGATGGTGTCTCTCTCGGACCATGACACCATCGAGGCGTCGTTGCAGCTCCGGGAAAAGCTGGAGACGGTCGATGCCCCGATTTCGGTGGAATGGACCGCGCCATGGGGCGCGTCGAAGTTCCACCTCGGGCTTCACAATCTGTCCGCTTCACTCGCGCGTGACATCATGTCAAGCTTGCGGGCATGTACGGCGACTCGTGAAGACGGCAAAGTACGCGAGATGATAGCGGAATTGCATAGCATGCCTTCCGTCCTAATTGTCTTCAATCATCCGGTATGGAACCTGTATGACCTGCCGGAAAATATTTTCCAGTTTGAGCTTGATCGGTTCCTCGTCGAGAACGGACGCTTTCTTCACGCCTTTGAACTGAATGGGCTCCGCCGGCGGGAAGAGAATCAGAGGGTTGCCGATCTAGCCGCGAAATGGAACCAGGTGCTGGTTTCGGGTGGCGACCGTCACGGCTGTGAACCCAACGCCAACCTGAACCTCACTCGCGCAGAGGATTTTGAGGAGTTCATTTCGGAGATCAGGAACGAGCGGCGAAGCACGGTCCTTTTCATGCCGCAATATGAGGAACCGATGGGGTTGCGGCTCTGGCAGAACTTCCTCGACATCATTCGGGAATATCCCAATTACCCGGAAGGACAGAGGAAATGGGATGAGCGCACCTACCACCCGGACCATGCCGGGGCAGTCGTCCCGGTTTATAAGCTTTGGCCGAATGGCACGCCGAGCCTCTTCAGGAAGCTGTTTGGCGCCGCTCTCTTGATGGAGCATCGTCACGTGCGCGAAACGATGCGCGGCTTGATCCCCGGCGACCGAAACCAGCTTTTTCTGGCATCTGAGCATTCAACTGCCTGTGCGGAGCTGTCGCCCGCCTGGTACGACTAA
- a CDS encoding beta-glucosidase: MRISPLVKQFIAIGFGFSIGALAQSSLPYQNPSLPTEQRVNDLVSRMTLEEKVSQMQNHAAAIPRLGVPAYDWWSEALHGVARSGYATVFPQAIGMAATWDTDLIHHEAEIISTEARAKYGDAIAHGNHDIYYGLDFWSPNINIFRDPRWGRGQETYGEDPYLTSRLGVAFVESMQGNDPKYFKVIATPKHFAVHSGPESLRHKFNVNVSPYDLEDTYLPAFRATITEAHADSIMCAYNAIDGAPACANTMLLQEHLRKAWNFQGYVTSDCGAVGDISEGHKYATDLTGASVAAVKAGTDTTCGPEYPTLVQAVKDHKISEQEIDTAVKRLFTARFRLGMFDPQESVPYSKIGFSENNTAEHRKAALEAAEKSIVLLKNDTRILPLASETGTIAVIGPNAANLASIEGNYNGVPSAPVVPLKGIEDHFAGKSKVVYSQGSAFTVELPLVVPRTVFHPSAGSSEVGLKGEYFSSGDLSGTPVVTRVDPNLDFDWQSASPVAGLSSTLYSVRWTAMIQAPGAGDYKFGFRDADCYPCTEEDRIRVFVDDRQVVDGGRKGNTSGANSFSVHFEQNQSHAIRIEYAHQGQERGGGIRMEWEPDAAALREQAVAVAKQADVVLAFVGLSPDLEGEEMPVHVEGFSGGDRTDIALPAVQRQLLEALNATGKPLVVVLMNGSALAVDWAKEHAAAILEAWYPGEEGGTAIAETLAGTNNPAGRLPVTFYPSVEDLPAFDEYSMKNRTYRYYKGRVLYPFGYGLSYTSFSYGELKITPTEAKANGPVQVSVTVSNSGNVKGDEVVQLYLTAPGASAVRALKGFKRVSLEPGASKQVDFALDARDLSRVREDGSRAVMPGKYTLSVGGSQPDGSAKVLEGGFSIHGTQVLPK, translated from the coding sequence GTGCGGATATCTCCTTTAGTAAAACAATTTATCGCGATAGGCTTCGGGTTTTCTATCGGGGCGCTGGCGCAGTCTTCTCTGCCTTACCAGAATCCATCTCTGCCTACCGAACAGCGGGTGAACGACCTGGTCTCGCGGATGACCTTGGAGGAGAAGGTTTCGCAGATGCAGAACCATGCGGCGGCGATCCCGAGGCTCGGGGTTCCGGCGTATGACTGGTGGAGCGAGGCGCTGCATGGGGTGGCGCGTTCCGGCTATGCGACGGTCTTTCCGCAGGCGATCGGCATGGCCGCTACCTGGGACACTGATCTGATTCATCACGAGGCGGAGATCATCTCGACCGAGGCCCGCGCGAAGTATGGCGACGCGATCGCGCATGGCAACCACGACATCTACTACGGGCTGGATTTCTGGTCGCCCAACATTAATATCTTTCGCGATCCGCGCTGGGGGCGAGGGCAGGAGACGTATGGCGAAGATCCGTATCTGACCAGCCGGCTGGGCGTGGCGTTCGTCGAGTCAATGCAGGGGAACGATCCGAAGTATTTCAAGGTGATTGCGACACCTAAGCACTTCGCGGTGCACAGCGGTCCCGAATCGCTGCGCCACAAATTCAACGTGAATGTCTCCCCCTATGATCTCGAAGACACCTATCTGCCTGCCTTTCGCGCGACGATCACCGAGGCCCATGCGGATTCGATCATGTGCGCCTATAACGCGATCGATGGTGCGCCCGCCTGCGCGAACACGATGCTGCTCCAAGAGCACTTAAGAAAAGCCTGGAACTTTCAGGGGTACGTGACCTCCGATTGCGGGGCGGTCGGAGATATCTCCGAAGGGCACAAATATGCTACCGACTTGACCGGAGCTTCGGTCGCCGCAGTAAAGGCGGGAACCGACACGACCTGCGGCCCGGAATACCCAACCCTGGTGCAGGCGGTGAAAGATCACAAGATTAGCGAGCAGGAGATCGACACCGCGGTGAAGCGGCTGTTCACGGCCCGATTCCGCTTGGGGATGTTCGATCCGCAGGAGAGCGTGCCTTATTCCAAGATCGGCTTTTCGGAGAACAACACCGCAGAACACCGCAAGGCCGCCCTGGAGGCGGCGGAGAAATCTATTGTTCTGCTGAAGAACGACACCCGTATTCTCCCTCTGGCTTCGGAGACTGGCACGATTGCGGTGATCGGCCCGAACGCGGCGAACCTGGCATCGATCGAAGGCAACTACAACGGGGTTCCTTCCGCCCCGGTCGTGCCGTTAAAGGGGATCGAGGACCACTTTGCCGGTAAGTCGAAGGTGGTCTATTCGCAGGGTTCGGCTTTCACGGTCGAACTGCCGCTTGTGGTTCCTCGGACGGTCTTCCATCCATCGGCGGGTAGCAGCGAGGTCGGACTGAAGGGCGAATATTTCAGCAGCGGCGACCTGTCCGGCACCCCGGTCGTGACCCGCGTCGATCCCAATCTTGATTTCGACTGGCAGAGTGCTTCGCCCGTGGCGGGGTTATCGTCGACGCTCTATTCCGTTCGATGGACGGCGATGATTCAGGCACCGGGAGCGGGCGACTACAAATTCGGTTTCCGCGACGCTGACTGCTATCCCTGCACCGAAGAAGATAGGATTCGCGTCTTTGTGGATGACCGCCAAGTGGTCGATGGTGGGCGAAAGGGAAACACCAGTGGGGCAAACTCCTTCAGTGTGCATTTCGAACAGAACCAGTCTCATGCGATTCGCATCGAGTATGCGCATCAGGGCCAAGAACGGGGAGGGGGTATTCGGATGGAGTGGGAGCCGGATGCCGCGGCGCTGCGCGAGCAAGCGGTCGCCGTGGCCAAACAGGCGGATGTCGTCCTGGCGTTCGTCGGTCTATCTCCTGACCTCGAGGGTGAGGAGATGCCAGTCCACGTGGAGGGTTTCAGCGGCGGCGATCGCACCGACATTGCGCTTCCTGCAGTTCAGCGGCAGCTGCTCGAAGCGCTGAACGCGACAGGGAAGCCGCTGGTGGTCGTATTGATGAACGGCAGCGCGCTAGCAGTCGATTGGGCGAAGGAACATGCGGCGGCCATTCTCGAGGCCTGGTATCCGGGTGAAGAGGGGGGCACGGCCATCGCGGAGACCCTGGCTGGAACAAACAATCCCGCCGGTCGATTGCCGGTGACCTTCTATCCATCGGTAGAAGACCTGCCTGCGTTCGACGAGTATTCCATGAAAAATCGCACCTACCGCTATTACAAGGGGCGGGTGCTCTATCCGTTTGGCTACGGGCTTAGTTACACCAGCTTCTCGTACGGCGAGCTGAAGATCACCCCTACTGAGGCGAAAGCTAACGGACCCGTCCAGGTAAGCGTGACCGTCAGCAACTCCGGGAACGTAAAAGGCGATGAGGTTGTTCAGCTTTATCTAACCGCTCCCGGCGCGTCTGCTGTGCGAGCCTTGAAGGGCTTCAAGCGGGTTTCGCTGGAACCTGGAGCTTCAAAGCAAGTGGATTTTGCTCTCGATGCCCGCGATCTAAGTCGCGTCCGCGAGGATGGCAGCCGGGCGGTGATGCCCGGTAAATACACGTTGTCAGTCGGTGGATCGCAGCCGGACGGTTCGGCAAAGGTCCTCGAAGGAGGCTTCAGCATCCATGGCACACAGGTTCTGCCGAAGTGA